From the Selenomonas timonae genome, one window contains:
- a CDS encoding flavodoxin, with protein sequence MHGKMLIAYFSASPSRRTATVAHKIADVIGADLHEIMPAVPYTQDDLNWNDHSSRSSVEMRDPNSRPEIAETPLDLAPYGVIFIGFPIWWYKAPHIINTFLESYDLTGKTIVPFATSGGSAMGQTVVYLRPSAEGAVVKEGRRFEMGETPMAINSWIAALGI encoded by the coding sequence ATGCACGGGAAAATGCTGATTGCCTACTTCTCAGCATCCCCTTCGCGGCGGACGGCAACGGTGGCGCATAAGATTGCCGATGTGATCGGCGCTGATCTCCATGAGATCATGCCCGCCGTTCCGTATACGCAGGACGATCTCAACTGGAACGATCACAGTAGCCGATCGAGCGTGGAGATGCGTGACCCAAACAGCCGCCCCGAGATTGCGGAGACACCGCTGGATCTCGCGCCGTACGGTGTCATCTTCATCGGATTTCCGATCTGGTGGTATAAGGCACCGCACATCATCAACACCTTCCTCGAGAGCTATGATCTGACGGGTAAGACGATTGTGCCGTTTGCGACCTCGGGCGGCAGTGCGATGGGACAGACGGTGGTGTATTTGCGTCCTTCGGCGGAGGGTGCCGTCGTGAAGGAAGGCCGTCGATTCGAAATGGGCGAGACACCGATGGCGATCAACTCGTGGATCGCGGCTTTGGGTATTTGA
- a CDS encoding DUF4127 family protein, with product MLALFLVPQAVDAAKREPITDKIVFVPHDSRPISSKQTADVVQRVGYEIVVPPTELLGNREDWGHPDELWTWLDAALAQPGVKAAVISSDAMIYGSLVGSRKHSFTRAQVLERAARFEGLQKSHPKVPLYVFGSIMRTPRTGEASGHEEPEYYRRYGADIFRYTVLRDKDEVEGLTRRERKEYDFLGRLIPQEALADWMGRREKNYAVNEYLIELMKRHDTFRYLTLGRDDNAPFSQTHLESRHLTETGASLGKTRFQTMAGIDEIALLMLTRAVNEQKHEIPFVFARYNWGRGADTVPAYSDEKISTSISDAVLAAGGMMVRAPEKADVVLTVNTNPDGSTYEANAVINDGTPREGTAYFADLVSDYVAKGYPVAVADIAFANGSDNALMAELQKRGLLYKIHAYAGWNTPTNSSGFALGEGMLVRHMDADSVDHLLTTRYLDDWAYQANVRNMIARQLTWLRGDGFYGSLGTKMDAVSLRSTRMMNRFIEENLPPIAEINTVTVTFPWNRMFESDILPEDPGFAQEYLARRK from the coding sequence ATGCTGGCGCTGTTTCTTGTGCCGCAAGCAGTTGATGCGGCAAAGAGGGAGCCGATCACAGATAAGATTGTTTTCGTTCCGCATGACAGCCGTCCGATCTCGAGCAAGCAGACGGCGGACGTTGTGCAGCGTGTGGGATACGAGATCGTTGTTCCGCCGACAGAGCTGCTTGGGAACCGCGAGGACTGGGGACATCCGGACGAGCTCTGGACGTGGCTGGACGCAGCGCTCGCACAGCCGGGGGTAAAAGCGGCAGTCATCTCTTCGGATGCCATGATCTACGGCAGTCTCGTCGGTTCGCGCAAGCATTCCTTCACGCGTGCACAGGTGCTCGAACGAGCAGCACGCTTCGAGGGGCTGCAGAAATCCCATCCGAAGGTCCCTCTCTATGTGTTCGGCTCGATCATGCGGACACCGCGCACGGGCGAAGCATCGGGGCATGAGGAGCCGGAGTACTACCGCCGCTACGGGGCGGACATCTTCCGCTATACCGTTCTCCGTGACAAGGATGAGGTCGAGGGGCTCACGCGCCGCGAGCGCAAGGAGTACGACTTCCTCGGCCGTCTGATCCCGCAGGAGGCACTTGCCGACTGGATGGGGCGTCGTGAGAAAAACTATGCAGTCAACGAATACCTGATTGAACTCATGAAGCGGCACGATACATTCCGCTATCTGACCCTTGGGCGTGACGACAACGCACCGTTCTCGCAGACGCATCTCGAGAGCCGTCATCTGACGGAGACGGGTGCGAGTCTCGGCAAGACACGCTTCCAGACGATGGCGGGCATCGATGAGATCGCGCTGCTCATGCTGACGCGCGCAGTGAACGAGCAGAAGCATGAGATACCCTTTGTCTTTGCACGCTACAACTGGGGGCGCGGCGCGGATACCGTGCCGGCGTACTCGGATGAGAAGATCAGCACCTCAATCTCGGATGCCGTACTCGCGGCGGGTGGCATGATGGTGCGCGCGCCGGAGAAGGCGGATGTCGTGCTCACGGTGAATACGAATCCGGACGGGAGTACGTACGAGGCAAATGCCGTGATCAATGACGGCACGCCGCGCGAGGGAACGGCATATTTTGCTGATCTCGTGTCGGACTATGTGGCAAAGGGCTATCCCGTCGCCGTTGCAGACATTGCATTTGCGAACGGTTCGGACAATGCGCTGATGGCGGAGCTGCAGAAGCGAGGACTCCTCTACAAGATTCACGCCTATGCGGGCTGGAACACACCGACGAACAGCTCGGGCTTTGCCCTCGGCGAGGGCATGCTCGTCCGACATATGGATGCGGATTCGGTCGATCATCTGCTCACGACACGCTATCTTGATGATTGGGCTTATCAGGCGAATGTCCGCAATATGATTGCGCGCCAGCTTACATGGCTGCGCGGGGATGGGTTCTACGGCAGCCTCGGGACGAAGATGGATGCGGTTTCCCTGCGTTCGACGCGCATGATGAACCGCTTCATTGAGGAGAATCTGCCGCCGATTGCCGAGATCAATACGGTCACGGTCACTTTCCCGTGGAACCGTATGTTTGAGTCGGACATCCTGCCAGAGGATCCAGGCTTTGCGCAAGAGTATCTTGCAAGGAGGAAATAA
- a CDS encoding class I SAM-dependent methyltransferase, protein MAQEDWRDTDRMTAEGNPRRPEGEAGRAMLARMNESHARLVDWGLSHIALHARDTVLDIGCGGGNTLARMAERVTEGHLVGIDYAETSVEASRAFNAALIAAGRMEILHGSVENLPFVDGHFDAVVTVESFYFWPNPEECLKEVARVVKKGGTFLLLAEIYGRDDLPDSIREKIVGYALTNPTPDEFERLFRAAGFSTVETYFKDGEYWIAVRGVH, encoded by the coding sequence ATGGCACAGGAAGATTGGCGCGATACAGACCGCATGACGGCGGAGGGCAATCCGCGCCGTCCCGAAGGGGAGGCAGGGCGCGCGATGCTCGCGCGGATGAATGAGAGTCATGCACGTCTCGTCGATTGGGGGCTCTCACACATCGCGCTCCATGCGAGGGATACTGTCCTTGACATTGGCTGCGGCGGCGGCAACACGCTCGCGCGAATGGCGGAGCGTGTGACGGAGGGACATCTCGTCGGCATCGACTACGCCGAGACCTCGGTGGAGGCATCGCGTGCGTTCAACGCCGCGCTCATCGCGGCGGGACGCATGGAGATCCTGCACGGCTCGGTGGAAAACCTCCCGTTCGTGGACGGACACTTCGATGCGGTGGTAACGGTGGAGAGCTTCTACTTCTGGCCGAATCCCGAGGAGTGTCTGAAAGAGGTCGCGCGGGTTGTAAAGAAGGGGGGTACGTTCCTCCTGCTTGCAGAGATCTATGGGCGTGACGATCTGCCCGATAGCATCCGTGAGAAGATCGTGGGCTATGCGCTGACGAATCCGACACCCGACGAGTTCGAGCGGCTCTTCCGCGCGGCGGGCTTTTCTACGGTGGAGACGTATTTCAAAGACGGGGAATACTGGATTGCCGTGCGCGGCGTGCACTGA
- a CDS encoding MBL fold metallo-hydrolase encodes MKRRNFIFGALAGLGALAGGAGLFVRQEKFGRAPSGERLARIQASPHYVNGQFVCLEPVDVMAEELPDEEKPNRIETLYRVLFGGDDGRVPKEVIPSSKTDLHAIPHEKDIAVWMGHSTFYLQIGGRRLLVDPVFSDYGSPIFFINRAFRGSNVYTAEDIPELDVLLITHDHWDHLDYATVMALKPKVKEVICPLGVGEFFEQWGFDLAHLHEEDWDTDITLADDFHIHILPSQHFSGRFLTRNNTEWCGFAIVTPQRRVYISGDGGYGKHFADIGRRFDGFDLAMMENGQYNMQWHAIHMLPNETAQAAEDVHARILLPAHSGKFALALHTWQEPYRELLKESAGRPYRMVTPRIGETVDIAYPADFPHWWEGLA; translated from the coding sequence ATGAAACGCAGGAACTTTATCTTTGGCGCGCTCGCGGGGCTGGGGGCACTCGCGGGCGGCGCAGGACTCTTTGTGCGGCAGGAGAAATTCGGCCGCGCACCCTCAGGGGAGCGCCTAGCACGTATTCAGGCGTCGCCACACTATGTCAACGGGCAGTTCGTCTGCCTCGAGCCGGTGGATGTGATGGCGGAGGAGCTGCCCGATGAGGAGAAGCCGAACCGCATCGAGACACTCTACCGCGTCCTCTTCGGCGGCGACGATGGGCGCGTGCCGAAGGAGGTGATCCCGAGCAGCAAGACAGATCTCCACGCGATTCCGCATGAGAAGGATATTGCCGTATGGATGGGGCATTCGACCTTTTACCTGCAAATCGGAGGGCGTCGCCTCCTCGTCGACCCCGTATTCTCCGACTACGGCTCGCCGATCTTTTTCATCAACCGCGCTTTCCGCGGGAGCAATGTCTATACGGCAGAGGATATCCCCGAGCTCGATGTGCTGCTCATAACGCACGATCACTGGGATCACCTCGACTATGCGACCGTGATGGCGCTGAAACCGAAAGTAAAGGAGGTCATCTGTCCGCTCGGCGTCGGCGAGTTCTTCGAGCAGTGGGGCTTTGATCTTGCACATCTCCACGAGGAGGACTGGGACACGGACATCACGCTCGCCGATGATTTCCATATCCACATCCTCCCTTCACAGCATTTCTCGGGGCGCTTCCTCACGCGCAACAATACCGAGTGGTGCGGCTTTGCCATCGTCACACCGCAGCGGCGCGTCTACATCAGTGGGGATGGCGGCTATGGGAAGCATTTCGCGGATATTGGAAGACGTTTTGACGGCTTCGATCTCGCGATGATGGAGAACGGGCAGTACAATATGCAGTGGCACGCGATTCATATGCTCCCGAACGAGACGGCACAGGCGGCGGAGGACGTGCACGCACGCATCCTGCTGCCCGCGCACAGCGGCAAATTCGCGCTCGCCCTGCATACATGGCAGGAGCCATATCGTGAGCTACTGAAGGAGAGCGCGGGGCGTCCCTATCGGATGGTCACGCCACGCATCGGCGAGACCGTGGACATCGCATACCCCGCCGACTTCCCGCACTGGTGGGAAGGACTTGCCTGA
- the glgA gene encoding glycogen synthase GlgA — protein MKVLYVASEAVPFVKTGGLADVAGSLPAALVRDGVDCRVILPKYGAIADEIRSSMEHIYDGVLNVAWRDKFVGIDKYVLDGVTYYFVDNEEYFNREGFYGYPDDAERFSFFSRAVLNLLPALDFWPDIIHSNDWHAALVNVFLKLEHMDDARYAGIKTLFTIHNLKYQGIFPKDVMTDVLGLDWQYFNNGDFEFFDAVNFMKAGIVYADYVSTVSKTYAEEIQYDYYGEHLEGLLRKRREELFGIVNGIDYDVYNPQTDKNLYVNYDIKKAVEGKSDNKVHLQRDLGLPENRRTPMVAMITRLVANKGLDLVVRVLDEILQHENIQFVLLGTGDRGYEDWFKELAWRYPNKVSINIRFSNELAQRIYAASDIFLMPSMFEPCGLGQLIAMRYGTIPVVRETGGLKDTVVQFDRSDVDKGNGFLFYEYNAHEMMYALKRALAAYGNLREWRQLVFTAMHSDFSWKRSAKEYEKLYERLLLEN, from the coding sequence ATGAAGGTACTTTATGTAGCATCGGAGGCAGTTCCATTTGTCAAGACCGGCGGTCTTGCGGATGTGGCGGGCTCGCTCCCTGCCGCACTCGTTCGGGACGGAGTGGACTGCCGCGTCATTCTGCCGAAGTACGGTGCGATTGCCGACGAGATTCGCAGCTCCATGGAGCATATCTATGACGGGGTTCTGAACGTCGCGTGGCGTGACAAGTTCGTCGGCATTGATAAGTATGTACTGGACGGCGTGACCTACTATTTTGTGGACAATGAGGAGTATTTCAATCGCGAGGGATTCTACGGGTATCCCGACGATGCGGAGCGCTTCTCGTTCTTCAGCCGCGCTGTGCTCAATCTCCTGCCTGCTCTCGATTTCTGGCCGGACATCATCCACTCGAATGACTGGCACGCTGCGCTTGTCAACGTGTTCCTCAAGCTGGAACATATGGACGACGCGCGCTATGCGGGGATCAAGACGCTCTTCACCATCCACAATCTGAAGTATCAGGGCATTTTCCCGAAGGATGTCATGACGGACGTGCTCGGGCTTGACTGGCAGTATTTCAACAACGGCGACTTCGAGTTCTTCGATGCGGTCAACTTTATGAAAGCCGGTATCGTCTATGCTGACTACGTGTCGACCGTCAGCAAGACCTACGCCGAGGAGATCCAGTACGACTACTACGGCGAGCATCTCGAAGGACTCCTGCGCAAGCGCCGCGAGGAACTCTTCGGCATCGTGAACGGCATCGACTACGATGTCTACAATCCGCAGACGGACAAGAACCTCTACGTGAACTATGACATCAAGAAGGCCGTTGAGGGCAAGAGCGACAACAAGGTGCATCTGCAGCGCGATCTCGGGCTCCCTGAGAACCGCCGCACGCCGATGGTCGCGATGATCACACGCCTCGTGGCGAACAAGGGGCTCGATCTTGTCGTGCGCGTCTTGGACGAGATACTCCAGCATGAGAACATCCAGTTTGTCCTGCTCGGCACGGGCGACCGCGGCTATGAGGACTGGTTCAAGGAACTCGCGTGGCGCTACCCGAACAAGGTGTCGATCAACATTCGTTTCTCGAACGAGCTTGCACAGCGCATCTATGCGGCATCGGATATCTTCCTCATGCCGTCGATGTTCGAGCCGTGCGGTCTCGGGCAACTCATCGCCATGCGCTACGGCACCATTCCCGTCGTGCGTGAGACGGGCGGACTGAAGGATACGGTCGTGCAGTTCGATCGCTCGGACGTGGACAAGGGCAACGGCTTCCTGTTCTACGAATACAATGCCCATGAGATGATGTATGCCCTCAAGCGTGCGCTTGCCGCCTATGGCAATCTGCGCGAGTGGCGTCAGCTCGTCTTTACGGCAATGCACAGCGACTTTAGCTGGAAGCGCTCGGCGAAGGAGTACGAAAAGCTCTATGAGCGCCTCCTGCTCGAAAACTGA
- a CDS encoding ATP-grasp domain-containing protein — protein MNFIFVSPQFPRVYWNFCDRLKKKGVNVLGIGDTPYDQLQHEVRESLTEYYFVPSLADYDQMLRAVAFFTFKYGRIDWIESNNEYWLESDARLRTDFNIRTGWQSGDMDHIKNKSAMKPFYKKAGIPTARLAKVTTLAAAEEFLTEVGYPVIVKPDTGVGATDTYRIDSHDELCHFYASKPTVPYVMEEFVTGDICSYDAIVDADSNPVFESMTVWPPSVMDIVLYQLDLSYYTTDRVPDALQKAGRATLKAFRVRSRFVHLEFFRLTKDKPGLGNVGDFVGLEVNMRPAGGYTTDMMNFAHSTDVYEIWADMITANRRLLPDRNEHCYCAYASRRDFHRYVHTHEEILRRYAGKIVMCERMPEMMWPQMGNQMYTAKLSGQEETDDFIRFIQEQQN, from the coding sequence ATGAACTTTATCTTTGTTTCCCCGCAGTTCCCGCGCGTCTACTGGAACTTCTGCGACCGTCTAAAAAAGAAGGGTGTCAACGTCCTCGGCATCGGCGACACACCATACGACCAGCTCCAGCATGAGGTACGCGAGTCGCTGACGGAGTATTACTTCGTTCCCTCGCTCGCCGACTACGATCAGATGCTGCGCGCCGTTGCATTCTTTACATTCAAATATGGCCGCATCGACTGGATCGAGTCGAACAACGAGTACTGGCTCGAGAGCGATGCACGTCTGCGCACGGACTTCAACATTCGCACGGGCTGGCAGAGCGGTGATATGGATCATATCAAGAACAAGTCCGCAATGAAGCCCTTTTACAAGAAGGCGGGCATCCCGACCGCGCGCCTCGCGAAGGTCACAACGCTTGCCGCCGCCGAGGAGTTCCTCACGGAGGTCGGTTATCCCGTCATCGTCAAGCCCGACACGGGCGTCGGTGCAACGGACACCTACCGCATCGACAGTCACGATGAGCTGTGCCATTTCTACGCATCGAAGCCGACCGTCCCCTACGTCATGGAGGAGTTCGTCACGGGAGACATCTGCTCCTATGACGCCATTGTCGACGCGGACTCCAATCCGGTCTTCGAGTCCATGACCGTCTGGCCGCCGTCCGTCATGGACATCGTGCTCTATCAGCTCGACCTCTCCTACTACACGACGGATCGCGTGCCCGATGCGCTGCAGAAGGCGGGACGCGCCACGCTCAAGGCGTTCCGTGTACGCAGCCGCTTTGTCCACCTCGAGTTCTTCCGCCTGACAAAGGATAAACCGGGACTTGGAAATGTCGGCGACTTCGTTGGACTCGAGGTCAACATGCGTCCTGCCGGAGGATATACGACGGACATGATGAATTTCGCGCACTCCACCGATGTGTATGAGATCTGGGCGGATATGATTACGGCGAACCGCCGTCTCCTTCCCGATCGAAACGAACATTGCTACTGCGCGTATGCAAGCCGCCGCGACTTCCACCGCTATGTGCATACACACGAGGAGATCCTGCGCCGCTATGCGGGAAAGATCGTCATGTGCGAACGCATGCCCGAGATGATGTGGCCGCAGATGGGCAACCAGATGTATACGGCAAAGCTCAGCGGGCAGGAGGAGACGGACGACTTCATCCGCTTCATCCAGGAACAGCAGAACTAA
- a CDS encoding DUF2225 domain-containing protein: protein MAEYTYTVEKPCPVCGEKTHATKLKARLITLGTDEDFCVHYEGVNPYRYRVWQCEHCGFAADEKQFTEEPLSPRDKAKIQELLEGRKINLPYKEERTVEDAIRAYKLGIYFAERLGWTLQKQAGYCMGMAWVYRDTDERDKEDEMLRRAAELYEKSVMTEHYPIHGMSDSMALYIVGAAYYRLGDYEKATQMLSQIMGDQEVRKNDVKLFERTQSLWLELREKKAEAEKAKS, encoded by the coding sequence ATGGCAGAGTACACATATACGGTTGAGAAACCGTGTCCAGTCTGTGGGGAAAAGACACATGCGACGAAGCTGAAGGCGCGTCTCATCACGCTGGGAACGGATGAGGATTTCTGCGTGCACTACGAGGGCGTGAATCCCTATCGCTATCGTGTCTGGCAGTGTGAGCACTGCGGCTTTGCCGCCGACGAGAAGCAGTTCACGGAGGAGCCGCTGAGTCCGCGTGACAAGGCGAAGATCCAGGAGCTCCTTGAGGGGCGCAAGATCAATCTGCCGTACAAGGAAGAGCGCACGGTGGAGGATGCGATCCGCGCCTACAAGCTCGGCATTTACTTTGCTGAGCGTCTCGGTTGGACGCTGCAAAAGCAGGCGGGCTACTGCATGGGCATGGCATGGGTCTACCGCGACACGGACGAGAGGGACAAGGAGGATGAGATGCTGCGCCGTGCCGCCGAGCTCTATGAGAAGTCGGTGATGACGGAACACTATCCGATCCATGGAATGAGCGACAGCATGGCACTCTATATTGTTGGCGCAGCGTATTACCGTCTGGGCGACTATGAGAAGGCGACGCAGATGCTCTCGCAGATCATGGGTGATCAGGAGGTACGCAAAAACGATGTGAAACTCTTCGAGCGCACACAGAGTCTCTGGCTCGAGCTGCGCGAGAAGAAGGCGGAAGCGGAGAAGGCAAAAAGTTAA
- the malQ gene encoding 4-alpha-glucanotransferase, translated as MLESYQVEHNSQNIYYRSIVGAAEAGSRLRLGIRIRTYEPIQQVLVRLWQDQTGERLIPLETRDTQGEQKFYTAWFNLPDYGCLVWYYFIITMESGTYFYGNNLEMLGGIGALTMEAPASYQITIYNKGARTPDWFKNAVMYQIFPDRFARAGDTIVKKKGAVIRTDWTDDPMYLKDPDTKEIIAYDFFGGNLRGVMEKLDYLKDLGISCIYFNPVFESESNHHYDTGDYHKIDPVLGDIEDFRALVTAAEQRGIRIILDGVFSHTGSNSIYFNRQQQYGSLGAYQSKESPYYSWYHFRNYPNEYDCWWDFDTLPNVNETDPAYMDFVITGKDSVLHHWMNEGIAGWRLDVIDELPPTFSKTFFAELKKRNPDAVMIGEVWEDASNKVAYGTPREYLSGNEMDSAMNYPLRTIMLDFLTGASDGQQTARRLASQIENYPKENLYAMMNLIGSHDVQRAITVLAGVPYYEGMPAIEQSRVRMTPEQFDLGSRRLLMATLWQMTYPGVPSVYYGDEIGMQGFKDPFNRRPYDWEHGNKEIRGWFERFIAVRNENDALRTGDILPLYGAGDVIAYARTIRSGYDVFNQEKEDGVFIAAFNRSLTETLTIDVDVSDFACGTFEDAFKPSRTYEVERGRLRIKIPPLFGLLLRERKEPRRYERKAGVLLHPTSLPSKYGVGDFGKEAYRFLDFLDEAGQKIWQILPLSPVGHGYSPYQSISAFAGNIMMIDPEDLAARGWLSEKDLFLPYEANTAFIDFERVKQFKKELLEKAFRSFRKTSAKDKEFKAFCEKEAYWLDDYALFHAAKKEYGRCAWTDWPAEIKHREPAALKALAERQKDEVELDRFKQYIFHLQWNRLHDYAKKKNIEILGDMPIFVAQDSADAWAHQQLFDLNEDGTPRTVAGVPPDYFAANGQLWGNPQYNWDAMKAENYAWWKNRFRKLHEQVDIIRIDHFRAFEAYWSVDGKAETAINGRWIKGPGKPFFDEIERELGELNIVAEDLGIITSEVERLRDDCGFPGMKIVHFMLEPNESGRVGFVTPENSIVYTGTHDNNTTVGWYTRDIDEVLRETLANLMGTTSDRPKTICKRLIKAAYASRARMAIIPMQDLLALDERARMNTPGTVGINWRWSLKKDYLLELDPKKLKALCVRYHR; from the coding sequence ATGCTGGAATCTTATCAAGTGGAGCACAACTCGCAGAATATATACTACCGCTCCATTGTCGGGGCGGCGGAGGCGGGGAGTCGTCTGCGTCTTGGCATCCGCATTCGTACCTACGAGCCCATACAGCAGGTGCTTGTGCGCCTGTGGCAGGATCAGACGGGGGAGCGTCTGATTCCGCTTGAGACGAGAGACACGCAGGGAGAGCAAAAATTTTATACCGCGTGGTTCAACCTCCCGGACTATGGCTGTCTGGTTTGGTATTACTTCATCATCACGATGGAGAGCGGTACCTATTTCTACGGAAACAACCTGGAGATGCTGGGTGGCATCGGAGCGCTCACCATGGAGGCACCGGCGTCCTATCAGATTACGATCTACAACAAAGGTGCGCGCACACCGGACTGGTTCAAGAACGCCGTCATGTATCAGATCTTCCCCGATCGCTTTGCGCGTGCAGGGGATACGATCGTGAAGAAGAAGGGCGCAGTCATCCGTACGGACTGGACGGACGACCCGATGTATCTCAAGGATCCGGACACGAAGGAGATCATCGCCTATGACTTCTTCGGCGGGAATCTGCGCGGTGTCATGGAGAAGCTGGACTATCTGAAGGATCTCGGCATCTCCTGTATCTACTTCAACCCCGTCTTTGAGTCCGAGAGCAACCATCACTATGACACGGGGGACTATCACAAGATCGACCCCGTACTGGGCGACATCGAGGACTTTCGTGCGCTCGTCACAGCAGCGGAGCAGCGCGGCATCCGCATCATCCTCGACGGTGTGTTCAGCCATACGGGCAGCAACAGCATCTACTTCAACCGTCAGCAGCAATACGGATCGCTCGGTGCATACCAGTCGAAGGAATCGCCGTACTACTCGTGGTATCACTTCCGCAACTACCCGAACGAGTACGACTGCTGGTGGGACTTCGACACGCTCCCAAACGTCAACGAGACCGACCCTGCCTATATGGACTTCGTTATCACGGGCAAGGACAGTGTGCTCCATCACTGGATGAACGAGGGCATAGCGGGCTGGCGTCTCGACGTGATCGATGAGCTGCCGCCGACCTTCTCCAAGACGTTCTTCGCGGAGCTGAAAAAGCGCAATCCTGATGCCGTCATGATCGGCGAGGTCTGGGAGGATGCCTCGAACAAGGTCGCGTACGGCACACCGCGCGAATACCTCTCGGGCAACGAGATGGATTCTGCGATGAACTATCCGCTGCGCACCATCATGCTCGACTTCCTCACGGGGGCATCGGACGGGCAGCAGACCGCGCGACGCCTTGCAAGCCAGATCGAGAACTACCCGAAGGAAAATCTCTATGCGATGATGAACCTCATCGGCAGTCATGATGTGCAGCGTGCGATCACCGTCCTCGCGGGCGTGCCCTACTACGAGGGGATGCCCGCCATCGAGCAGTCGCGCGTGCGCATGACGCCGGAGCAGTTCGACCTCGGCTCGCGCCGACTCCTCATGGCGACACTCTGGCAGATGACCTATCCCGGTGTGCCGAGCGTCTACTACGGCGACGAGATCGGAATGCAGGGGTTCAAAGACCCGTTCAACCGCCGCCCCTACGATTGGGAGCACGGCAACAAGGAGATTCGCGGCTGGTTCGAGCGGTTCATCGCCGTCCGCAACGAGAACGATGCCCTGCGCACGGGCGATATCCTGCCGCTCTACGGTGCGGGTGATGTCATCGCATACGCGCGCACGATCCGTTCGGGCTACGATGTATTCAATCAAGAAAAGGAAGACGGCGTATTTATCGCCGCATTCAACCGCAGCCTGACGGAGACGCTGACAATCGACGTTGATGTGAGCGACTTTGCCTGCGGCACATTCGAGGACGCATTCAAGCCCTCGCGCACCTATGAGGTGGAGCGCGGGCGGCTGCGCATCAAGATTCCGCCGCTCTTCGGACTGCTCCTGCGCGAGCGCAAAGAGCCGCGCCGCTACGAGCGCAAGGCGGGTGTACTCCTGCATCCGACGTCGCTGCCGTCGAAATACGGCGTGGGCGACTTCGGCAAGGAGGCGTACCGTTTCCTCGACTTCCTCGACGAGGCGGGGCAGAAGATTTGGCAGATCCTGCCGCTCAGTCCGGTCGGACATGGCTACTCGCCCTATCAGTCCATCTCCGCGTTCGCGGGCAATATCATGATGATCGACCCCGAGGATCTTGCCGCGCGCGGCTGGCTCAGCGAGAAAGACCTTTTCCTGCCGTATGAGGCGAATACGGCGTTCATCGACTTCGAGCGCGTCAAGCAGTTCAAGAAAGAACTGCTCGAAAAGGCGTTCCGCTCATTCCGCAAGACGAGTGCAAAGGACAAGGAGTTCAAGGCATTCTGTGAGAAAGAGGCGTATTGGCTCGACGACTACGCGCTCTTTCATGCGGCAAAGAAGGAATACGGGCGTTGCGCATGGACGGACTGGCCGGCGGAGATCAAACACCGTGAGCCCGCAGCCCTGAAAGCTCTTGCCGAGCGGCAGAAGGATGAGGTGGAGCTGGATCGTTTCAAGCAGTACATCTTCCATCTCCAGTGGAACCGCCTGCACGACTACGCGAAGAAGAAGAACATCGAGATCCTCGGCGACATGCCGATCTTCGTTGCGCAGGACAGCGCGGACGCGTGGGCACATCAGCAGCTCTTTGACCTGAACGAGGATGGCACGCCGCGTACCGTCGCGGGCGTACCGCCCGACTACTTTGCAGCGAACGGGCAGCTCTGGGGCAACCCGCAGTATAACTGGGATGCCATGAAGGCGGAGAACTACGCATGGTGGAAGAACCGCTTCCGGAAGCTGCACGAGCAGGTCGACATCATCCGCATCGACCACTTCCGCGCGTTTGAGGCGTACTGGTCGGTGGATGGCAAGGCGGAGACCGCAATCAACGGGCGATGGATCAAAGGGCCGGGCAAGCCCTTCTTCGACGAGATCGAGCGGGAGCTTGGTGAACTCAATATCGTTGCCGAGGATCTCGGTATCATCACGAGCGAGGTCGAGCGGCTGCGTGACGACTGCGGCTTCCCCGGCATGAAGATCGTTCACTTCATGCTCGAACCGAACGAGTCGGGGCGCGTCGGCTTCGTCACCCCGGAGAACAGCATCGTCTACACGGGGACGCACGACAACAACACGACCGTCGGCTGGTACACGCGCGACATCGACGAAGTGCTGCGCGAGACGCTCGCAAATCTCATGGGCACGACCTCAGATCGGCCGAAGACCATCTGCAAGCGCCTCATCAAGGCAGCGTACGCCTCGCGTGCGCGCATGGCGATCATCCCCATGCAGGATCTCCTCGCACTCGATGAGCGCGCCCGCATGAACACGCCGGGCACCGTCGGCATCAACTGGCGCTGGAGCCTCAAGAAGGACTACCTCCTCGAACTCGACCCGAAAAAACTGAAAGCACTCTGCGTGCGTTATCATCGGTGA